AAGCAAATCATATTGATGATTTATGCTCAAAATTATGTTTGAAAGCAAACTCTACCCATCAATAGCATGCAAGGTGCTACTGGTAGTAATCTTATCTTTTACTTGATCAACGCCATTAATCACCATTTTCTCTAACCTTTATTTCCCACTTTCAATTACACCCTGAATAAGACAACCActaaacattaattatattataaactaatccgcctttaatttgtataataatttatttgaataagattagattaaattttgtattacaGGATCAAATTCAGTTTTCTCAATTTCACTGGGTTCTAAGTTCTAACTAAGGAAAATCCCACTCCACTTCAATTTTaaggaaaattgaaagaaattttaaaaattttcagtaGTAAAtgtcttataatttttctaatttaaaaaataattgtgtaaatataattaaaaaaaattaacgatTATGAAAAAACAATTGTATGTGAAAGTTATAAACATGTTTGCTTAATATTGGATCTTAATTTAAGCTTCAGGGCCCAGGTCCAGCATTTAATTAGTGggtaaatagttttaaattaaaaatgaataaaataaaggtGAATTATGTGCCGTACGAGGAGCTCAGGAGACTCATCAGTGGGACAGACGATTTTTTTAGACTCATATTGGCTCTGGGTGAGCTCAACGTTGTCGTTTTTAGTGAGCGCGGGAGCGTCCACTGCAGAAGCGGTAGTGGCAGACACCCACCCATGTCTCTGCCCAAGTTTGGTTGGGATGGAAACGAATCGTTTCACAGCAAATGAAGAATGAGTGAGGATGGTAAAGTATGTTTGGAGACGAAAAGATGGAAGAAGCccgtagttttttttttctaacgaGGACTTCACTGAATCGGGAAACTTTggaatttaatgattaattttataatttcgtaaattaagaattaagtttacaatattattaaaaaaaatttaaatttataattttttatatataaaacatttttattactATTCAAACAACTTGTTAGAGGCAAGTTATTGCCATGTTGTAAAGAATGAACATCATGACAAGAAATTGATATCGTTCGAACTCAAAAATGAGTTTGACTAAagtaaatttaagtttgagttcaaatataaaaattaaatatttttaaacataagtTTTCAGGGTGTTCAATTTATCAAacttgtaaatataaaaaattttatacgaattgattaaaataatattgttttgtctaATTCGTATTAAAATagtatcattttaattattttttgttcaattattaaatcaaactcaaaatttgacttctttcaaatgaattcaattcaaataatctTGAGATGAGTTCAATGAACTTGGGTGTAAACTTAacttaacttaaataaatttgaatttaaacttaaacaaatttaaatttgatttaatttgaatttataccCTCCAATCGAATGAATAGGACACTGTCCTGGGTTTGTTTAGTGCGGTTGAGGTTTTGCATTGTGTTATGGGCTCACCCGCACGGCCCAAGCCAATAACTAAGCCTCCTCTCTATTTTCTAATCCCAAATTTAACCTTCCTAAAATCaagtttaattaattgattaattctcATCACCTtaactattataaaaatagtCGTCCAACTGTCATCAACAAATCTATTTCAATCTTGCCACGCTCATATTATGGGGTCACGCCCTACATTTCTTGATTAAGTCAGCGTGTTCGAATCAGAACCACAGTGATTTACACGACATATCAAGCGCGATTGGCTCAGTAACTCGGGCTAACATAACTGAATATCGCCCCATCAACCCAACAATGACGGCCCAAAACAGAAAATCTTGCATGAGCGCGTGCTTACTACGCGAAATAAATACGTTGCACGGACcctgctttttctttttttgaacgTCGTTTCATGGTTGTGCATGgaactgtaatttttttctcatcttcATCCTCTCTTCTATCTTTTAAAGCTTGAATtagaagggaaaaaagaaagaaagaaagaagagatgaGATGAGATCAGATGAAGagcagaaaataaaaacaatatatagGTTTATAGatatagaattttatatatgtttatatagataaaagtttagattcttaaagaagaagatgaaattagGGCTATTCAAGTCGAAGCCAAAGACACCGGAAGAGCTGGTGAAACAGACTCGCGAGCTTCTCAATTATGCTCTCAAAAATTCGGAAACGAGTGAGCGTAAGCGCCAAGAAAAGGTTAATTAatctctttataatttttttaattataattctgaTCAGATGATGAAAAATTTGCTTGGTTTTCAATATAAATGAAAGCATTTTCACAAAATtagttatattttcttaattcttatgtaatttttttcctaattgtATCGGAATCTAATCTTATGTCTGTATTAATGGTTCCGGATTGCAAACAAAACTCCAAAGGGCTCcgaatctaatttttttaagatattttttaaataaaattttcaatagaaGATAATGAAGATTGTTTTTCCAATTAATGTTGGTGTTTGATGAAAGAATGAATGAGAAActcattttgttaaattttctcTATAGCATCTTAATTTGTAATCTGAAAGTGTTTATCCCATTGATGACAAAAACAAAGCTCCCTCTTTTCTAAAACACAATGTATAATTGCTTATTTGCAATCACTTGATCTGTATAAATAATCTacatatgtaattttatatacgTTCTATAAACAAACTGAATTGAGAATTTACCATCAGTTTCTTTTATTGTAGATGTCTGAGCTTTGTAAATTAATCTTGGAGATTAGGATAGTTCTTTACGGCAATGAGCAATCAGAGCCAAGTACCGATGCTTGTGAACATTTGACCAGAGAATTCTTCGCAGTGGACACATTCCGTCTTCTAATTGTTTGTCTTCCAAAGTTAGGCATGGGGGTAAGAATTAAACCAACTCTAATTATAATCCccaaattatgataatttttttttgctattTCTTTAATGTATAATGCATTTATTTAGTAGTTTGATATGCCAATTTCAGTAAGCAATTTTGTTTGCAGGCTCGAATTGATGCCACTCATGTGGTGGCAAATTTGCAGAGGCAAAAAGTCAATTCAAAGTATATTGCCTGCAATTATTTGGAAAGCAACTTAGATATTATGGATATTTTGATTGTGGGGTAAGCTTCTTCTTTTAAAATGGTgaaagaataatgttattttcatgttgctcaaaattttcatatggcTGAGGCATAGTTGGCTTTGTCAGTTATGACGACGTTGATGTAGCTCTGACTTATGGTGCAATTGCAAGGGACTGTATTCGTCATCAAAGTGTGGCTAGGTAAGCAAATGGTTGAGAACTGTTAATGAAATTTCTTCCACAAATGAATCTTACACCAATCAAAATTTGGACACAATCCAATATTGGAATTCTAAATTTTACAGGATTGGGGATGCTATTTAAAGGTTTATACAgcaattatgattttaatatcaCTAATGCTTCCTTATGTCTACCATTAGCTCAAGGCTAGTGTAACGGAGGGCTTCCTCGCAAGAATCTGTATAATAGGGGTGAAATGGCTTCTTTGGTTTTCTTATTTCGTCCTTGAAAGATCTTGCTCAACCCACATATTTAAAGGATTAATGACAGggaacttttttcttttctgtttccTAAAGCCTCTGTCCTCTTCATTTCAAAAGCTTATTGTTCCAACTCTTTTCATATTCATGTTTATGCTCTGTTGTTGAGCTACCGAAGATGAAATGAAGGCTTGATAGATATTAATTTGTGGAGCTTGGCTCTGCCATCTAACCTGAAAATTTTACTGCAATTCTCTGATCGTCTATAACTTTGAATTGGTGAAATTTGCTATTAATAACTTAGCATGATTTGTCAGGTATGTGCTGGAATCGCATGTGAAGAAGTTCTTCAGTTACCTACAAATTCCAGATTTCAATATAGCTTCAGATGCTCAAGCAACATTCAAAGTTAGTGGGACTGACTGAAatcattttgtatataacaTTCTTTCACTAAGTTGATTATTCAGATCATCGCCTTCATTGGTTTTAATCGCTATTGAGAAACTATTAAATTATGCTTAGATTAAGTTTCTATCCTTTCTTTAAGTTGCAAGTATCATAACAAATTCTGATCATTTATAAACATTTACCCAGGAGCTTTTGACGAGGCATAAATCCACTGTAGCTGAGTTTCTTTCTGAGAACTACGATTGGGTAAGTATTGGATTCAACATTTGTATCTATTTGTTTCGGTCATTTACTTACATCGATGGTGGTAACTGAATACGAAGAAAAATGGTTAATGGGAATGTTTCCGAAATGTTGCTCCagttttttgaaaaatacaatTCACAATTGTTGGAATCTCCTAGTTACATCACCAGACGGCATGCTGTCAAGGTATTGTCGGCTCATGAAGAAATATCTAAATAAGCTCTTTTAGTATCATTTCACTTACAATTTACCAAATGTCAGCTGCTGGGAGACATGTTATTAGATCGCTCAAACGCCGCTGTGATGGTTCGTTATGTTAGCTCATTACAAAACATGAGGATCATTATGAATCTTCTAAGggtattctctctctctctctctcttcatctAACTATCAATTTATCTTTGATGTTAAAGCATATGCTCATCTTCTTAggatattctctctctctctctctctttgtgcaggattcaaacaaaaatatacaatTCGAAAGCTTTCATGTGTTCAAGGTAAATGTAAATTGTGAAACAGGGGCTTGGGGTTGTACTTCTTTGTTCAAATTTTAACGTGTCCGTTCTTTTATATTTGCAGTTATTTGTTGCAAATCAAAACAAACCTCAAGAGATCATCAGCATCCTCATCTCAAACAGGAGCAAGTTTCTTCGATTCTTTGAGGACTTCAAGACCGATAAAGGTaagattaaatttgtttagtaCCTAAAACAGTATCCTTTGAAACTAAAGTAATGTTGTTTTGTGATGACAGAGAATGAAGAATTTGAAGCAGACAAATCTCTAGTTATGAGTGAGATTGCTGGTTTGGAATCAGGTGACCTCCCTTCACACACAGACTCGGATGAATAATAATGAGACTCAAAAACTCCACAATGATTTTGTTTCGTAATTTGTATACAGATACTTGAATCTTTAGCATCACTCAATTTTAGGAAAGCATAAAATTGTGCCTATatcatgtttattattattatttttcattatcattgttattaattttggatTGACAAGCATAGCCTTTGTTACTTTAATCAATTGCCATTCactccatttttttctttcatggcAAGATGGTTTTTATATGAACTCTTTTGTTTCCTCCTTATAATTATTACCCAAGTCATGGCTTCCAATGTGACAGCAACTGCACCCAAAACTATCCCTCTTCCACTTCTTGGCTGGATCCAAGATGACAAGATCCTCAAAGATGTTATAAATGCTCAAAATAATCGCTGTGTACCCAACACGGTGATGGTAGATGTTCCAGTATGGTCTGTATTTGTGATACTAATTAACTTCAGGAAtcattttacatatattattaaaacctaatttCATCCATAACATAACTATACTTTAAAAATTCCTCCAACAACCCGCCAGCCGCTctgtttctttcattttttaccTAATACAATATGAGCTTTATTGGTTTCCTCCATCACAAGCCAAAGCAAGTGTATCTTCTTCGGCTGGGGATGAATTTTTAGGCACTAGATCAACATGTGTTGTGTTGAGTTTCTAACAATTTGTTGCCATGCACATTCAACTTCCCTTACCTTTTACTCGAATAAAAGaaagattgaaaaagaaaaacagtgtAAATCCATGTATCACAATGGATGATCAATGTATTACAGCACTCTCCTCACAGTGACAAATGTGAAACTCTTAACGTTGCAAAAGAATGGTAAGCTTTTGGTCTATATAAATCTTTTACAACATCCTCAATACTGgtgtaataaatttaaaaaaattaacaatcatAAATCATTCTACTATACATTATAAACTACACTTCCTGCTCAGTCCTCAAACAATAACCATTAGCTCCATTCGCTACCCGTTCATTCTGTTTGTTCTTCTGATTGCTCTTCCTTTTCCTCTGTATCACTATGTACCAAGTTATGGCTTCTAGAAAAGATGCACTGACGCCCAAAATCACAAGAATGACAAAATAGAGGGTCCACCATTCCCTCTCGGGGTCCAGAATGCTTAAGCCACTCAAAACATTATAGATGCTCATACCAATCACGGCACACCTAACGGAATGGTGGTAGACGTTCCAGTAAAATCTGTATTTGTGATCAGGCTTTGGCCTCAAAAGCAATGCAAACATCTGCATATCAAACAACCAACTGGGTATAAGCATAAACATAGCTTTAACCAAATTCAAGGCGTAAATAATCAGATAGAATGATTACCTGAAGTGTTGCAAGGGCAAAAAGGGCTATACCAACATTTCTGTGTATTTGATTGTCATTGATACTATTTTCATTGCCAAGCTTGATACCAGTTGCCCACCCAGCAACACCGATGATATAAGCCGAAACCTGGCAGGCAATATGAAGGTAAAACCATGCTGGATTTGCAGACTTGAACACCTTAAGTTACCTTGCCATCATAGTCCCCCAACTCACAGCATTTAGTACTCCGTGAacctgaaaaacaaatcaattgtATCAACCTAATTTGAAATCCAATCAAGTATTGTGTAATTGTTTGAAAAGTCACTCACATTCCTCTTCCTTTGCCTGGCATCGAAATTTACACCGGTAGATACTGTCTGTCCAGTTGTAAAATCAACAGTAGCGGTTGATCTCATGTTATCTCCACTAGTAACATGAGAAACAGGACTATTGCCAGTCATTGGGCCCACTTGCCAAAGTTGATTATTTGATAACAAATCACTAGTAAGTTGCAGTTTGGCAAAAATAATCATCTCGTCTCCCTCAAATGTAGCTGTAAGGTTGGATACTCCAAAGCTCAAACTAGCCTCTTGCAATGACGGCAAGCCTTCGTTGGCACCAATGGGTGCAGTGTAAGCACGAAGGCCAGTGGAAGTTTGCAATGCAACAAGGCATTGTGAGCCGGCCATCTGTGCTCCAGAAGGATTGAGAGCCCAAGCCACCCATTGGGATGAAGTGGTTCCAGTGCGACGGAATGCAAGATCAACAGTGTTAGTTGAAGAATCAAAAGTCCAGTGGAGAAAAGAACTCAACACAGGTAGATCAATGCATGTGGAATAGCGTTGGTTGTTTGTAAAACTATGCGTGTTACAAGTCTGAGCATAGGATGGTGAAACAAAAAGACAAGCTAAAACAAAAGAGAACAAAGCAGAAGCTACAACTTTATCCATTCTTAAATTTGAAGGAGAGAGATCTAGTTTGGGTTGGGGTGTGATTGTGTTGtctgtattatttatttatgtacgaTTTTCATTGTACTTGGACTCTTggagaaagcaagaaaatccaTATGGGTGTGCTTCCTTGGGTTGAGTCCAAATGTGCAACTCACACGTTTTTACCAAAGTCTACTGCAGTAAAACTTTTCAACAACGGAGAATGTTCCCTGGAAATTCTTCACCAATCACTCTTCTGTCACATCACATGTAAAGATTCAGTTACACCCACCTAATcttgcattttcattttcttcaaagtGAAAACATTTTTTGACCTGTTCTTTCCATATGGAAGACTATTCGAAACACACAACCCTTGAAAATATGCCATGCCATCTACATGTCTATATTCTCACATTACCAAGACCTTTCACAGGTCTGACGCCTTTAATCCCAAATTTGTTTTGGGTGAGCTAAGACGCGTTAAATCTATTGAACTAGATTTCAACAGAAGAAAAACTACCAGTCTGAGAAGAACAAGGAAATTCTTTGCTAATCTAGaagatttctttttcttcggTGCTTGGGTTTAACTCTTGTTGTTTCTTGAAAAagtaatttcttcatttttaatagTCTGGAATAGTTGAGCCACAGCCTTCGTATTCTCAAGTATCTATAcaatttcttcttcaatgaagacaagtaaaataaaaactttccctttatttttttgaagtaatgttcaagttttcttttctttgggATGCATTAAATTGGTGAGTTTGCTGTACAAAATTAGAAGTGTTCTAGGTTGGAATTGAAACTTCAAATGGTAGGAGAGAAGCTGAAACAAGGAAACCAAAGGAGAAATATTTCATGACTAATGTAGCTTGAATTCTTTAGATAAATACATGATTGCAGAATTCTAAAGAAACAGTCATATTAAGCAGTCAACAACTATTGActtattcaaagtttgaatcATCACTTGTGTATAAAAAACTATGTACCTCAAAGATATGCGGACACTTTCATACAATCAAACAAAAGCACATTGTTCTGTTTGTGGAACCACAACATCACCAAAAGATTTTGGTTCTCAATATGGAATTCTAAACCTTTCAGCACCCTTTCTCCCCCTAAATATTTCTGCTTTTTTCAAAACCACTCAACTGCCTGTTTACTGAAATTTCTCAAATTACAAGGATAGTAAGCCCTCAAATAGACAGTTTAAAATGGAAATAACCCCTAGCTTCGTCTTCGCAATTTGCATTGTTCAATCTTTATTCATCATTTCTTCAGCTCAAACCTGCAAAAATAATACCTTTCCTAGTAACCAAGTCTTCACCTCTTGCAGTGACCTTCCAGTGCTGCAGGCCTACCTCCACTGGAACTACACTCCATCCATCAAGAGAGCTCATATTGCATACAGAGCCAGCCAATCTCCAACAGGATGGGTTGCATGGGCAATCAACCCAACTGGGTCCGGCATGGTTGGATCACAGGCTATAGTTGCTTTTAGACATTCCAATGGGAGTATGGCTGTGTACCCAACACCAATAAACAGCTACAATCCTTCAATGCAACCTGGAACTCTCAGCTTTCCTGTTTCCAATATTTCTGCAACATATGCTGACAATGAGATCACTATCTTAGCTGTTATAGGCCCATTAGCTAATGGAACCACTTTTAATCATGTATGGCAAGCAGGTCCAGTTTCAAGTGGTAACCCTTCTATGCATTCAACTACAGGTGCAAATGTTCAATCAATGGCGACACTGGATTTTCTGTCATAGAAGCTAAAAATGGAGGGAAGAAATGTTACAGGTTAATCACGTGTGGCTTACTGCTCAAGATATGCATGTCCAAGAAGTCCTTACATTCACGAATAAGTTATTGctatctttattattataattatatttttcatggTAAAAAGCTTCATATGGTCTTCAGTACACCCAGCAGATTTCAAAGCATCTAGTCATAACTTGTATCACAAAGTATTTCCAGATCCTATAGACATCCATGTCTAAACATCCTCGGCTTATCATCAGAAATGCAGAGCTCTTTGGAGGATATCTGTTTACACCTAAAATAAATCCATTAGGTCCTACAGGGGTCATTTGTTGAATCACGTAACCAATCAATTGCAGAAGCTCCTCCAGCATTGGCTTGGTCACTGGCACTCAAATGTCACCTGTCAGAAATGTTCCTGAGAAGTAATATTAActagaaatttaaataaataagcaaCAGAAAGATGAGCTACACAGCACTGAGATAAAGGattcaatatgaaaatattttcctTTGATAATCAGGAGATATAAGGCACATTATACCGAAAAAATTACCCTAGCAGATCATCCATATCAATGCATATACAAGGTTTTCCTCGAAAGTtaggataaataaaaaataaaaaaggtaaaaaaagaagtaaagaTCTAGTCATCCAAATTAGAATATCTTATAGCTTTGAGCATTTAACAGGCTTATAGCAATTATTCAATAGTTATCCCAGCCTGTAATGTTTTCATTCTCAGTCTCCCCTTTGCTGGGGCTTGTACAGCGAAATAAAATTGATTGACActaaattattagataaaatcaTCAGATTAAAGAAATACAATGTACAGTCAGATTTCAGAAGACTTAATGAACATAATCTATAAGAAATCCTATGAAAATCAACTTTTGGTTTACAGAATGTAATTAAGAAGTAACAGAATGTCCATTATTCAAATGTGCTCATAACATCCTTTTACTTTTGAtgatgttaataatatattttaatggcTAAGCTCAACTCTTTGAAGATTTCACCATAGATGTCTCAAAGCCCTACACCAACCATCAAAAGATTTTAGCCCATCAGAGcttaatatacaaatagaaagagaaagcgagagagacagagagacaGAGAGACATGGTTACTAAAATTCTCAACTGCAAAGGCCATCATCATGAAGACAGATTCCTTTGAAAGTCCTTTACCATGGCTAATCTAGCAAgaacaaaatgaaatgaaaaaatattgaaacagaATATCAGGGATAGTACATGTGATCTCCATAGCTATTCATTAAAGGAATAGTCACTCAACAAAGGGTCAATCAGAATCACAATATATTCTTTGGAGCTCAATAATGAGTATATTGAATTGCATTGACCATGGATGCATTAGCTCAACGCACTTAAGAAAAACGCCACCATCCATCAACTCATGTAGAATCCGTTATATCTTCCATGTTCACAtggcttttcaaccaaaaacaaaaaaaaaaaaaaagattttcaacAGCAatgttaaacataaattttttaaattaactgttcactttataaaagattcaaaaagAAAGAAGTAACTTTTCGGTTCAGCTATCATTATCTCCACTTCCACCAACTGAGGATTATCCAATTCATTCATGTAAAATATTCACATCACCAGCCATGGCTAGAGAAGAGCACACAATTACTATCTCAAGCATGGCAAACACAgcataaaaacattaataaagaaAGTTTAAAGCAGTCCAGTGTTTTCTATGCAAATATAGGCTCTTTCATGATCATAACTTTGAATGAATCAAAACTCAAACAAGCAATTAATTTCTTAAACCTCTAGCGGAAGATATAGCAGGTGCAAATtgtaaatattgatttttttttaactctttaataCCCAAAAATAATATTGGAAAATATATACTCATGAATTCGAAAAcgatattgaaaaaaaaatataaactcatGAATGCAAGCTAGCGATTTCGAAACACATATAAATTTGAACTCTTTATAGTCTTTCAATCCTTTTCTCACGCCTGAATTTATAAGTTGAACAAACTGagggaaataaattaaaaataagcttTATCTTACCTTCCCCATAGGGATTTCCATgatcaaggaaacaaaactaaaaaacaacaaagaaagGTGAAATTGTgtcattatcaataataataaaagcaatGTTATCCAGATGTAACTGCGTAGCGAGAGAACTGTGGAGTCTTTGGTCCAGAAGAAGTGCATTTGATACTCTTGGTCAAGGGTGAGAGCCAGCTCGGACGCCGTGGCTTCAAGAAGAGCCGGGTCTTGCATCCCCTGGTGGTACTTTGGTGAGTGTTCTATCATGTAAGGTACAGGTATCTCCTTCCAAACTGACACCCGCTCTGCTTCTGATATTTCGCAATGAACTAGAAGACAAGTACCTGCCAACTGAGCAAATTAGAAAGTTAAACGACACCGTTTGTTTCTAAGGGAACTCATGTTGTAGAGTCAAATATTACTTATTACACTAATAATGTAACCAATAATAGTAGCTTAACAAATTTTGGTAACTTCTAATATATGGATTTCGTAATATGAATAATTGCATTTGAAAGCGTGGAAATGGGCATCATCCATTACTTTGAACCTTCAGAAATAAGTCTAACACACACAATGATCAAGTGATTCACTTTGGCAACTTGGCTTCAAAGCCACGCCCACGCCACCACAATTCTGTTCCTTTTTCTAAtacaaacacaaaaacaaaatgatgtGATTAAGAAAAATGTGACTCTCCATCCATACATCAACTATATCATTATGCTCATATATTGGAAATTTGTCTCCCTCATCTAAAATCTAATCTCACACCAAACCAACATACATACATGTCTTACCTTCAAAGCAAAGCACAAACACAAATTTCTCTACAAATGTCCAATAACCATGATGACTCATCATCATCCCCATTTCCcactaagaaaaaaatattatgttatcaaACACATAAAATGTTAACAAAGCCTTATTCATCCGTCTAGTTCATCCcttcctctcttcttcttcttcttcttcttcttcttcttcttcttcttcttccaccaTCATGcttctcctcttcctcttcttcgtTTTATTCTCCCATCTACACACTGCCTTCTCTGCACACTGCACCACCACCACTGCCACAAAAACCTTTCAAAAATGCATGACACTTCCTACTCAGCAAGCCTCAATAGCCTGGACCTTCCATGCCCATAATGCAACATTAGACCTTTGTTTCTTTGGCACCTTCATTTCACCATCAGGTTGGGTAGGTTGGGGCATAAACCCTACTTCAGCTGAAATGACTGGTACCCGTGCTCTGGTAGCCTTTCCTGACCCTAACTCTGGCCAGTTACTTTTACTTCCCTACATTTTAGACCCTACTGTGAAGCTACAAAAGTCCCCTCTTCTCTCTAGACCTCTGGACATCAACCTTATCTCTTCTTCAGCCACTCTTTATGGTGGAAAAATGGCAACTATTCACAATGGTGCCACAGTTCAAATTTTTGCTACCCTCAAACTTGCACCtaacaaaaccaaaatacaCCATGTATGGAACCGTGGCCTCTATGTTCAAGGCTACTCTCCAACTATCCACCCTACAACTTCCAACGATCTTTCATCTATTGCAACCATTGATATAATGTCTGGCTCCACAGCTGTTCAGCACAGCAATGTTAAAACATTAAGAACTGTGCATGGGATCATAAACGCCATTTCATGGGGTGTTTTGCTTCCGATTGGAGCAGTCACAGCAAGGTACTTGCGCCACATACAAGCCTTGGGGCCTTCTTGGTTTTATGCTCATTCAGGGATCCAACTTTGTGCATTTTTTCTAGGGACTGTTGGGTTTGCCATTGGAATTAGGCTAGGAGAATTGTCACCAGGAGTGACGTATGGACTGCATCGCAAACTTGGGTTTACGGCATTTTGTTTGGGCGCTTTACAGACACTTGCACTTCTGTTTAGGCCCAAGACTACACACAAGTTTAGGAAGTATTGGAAATCTTATCACCATTTTGTGGGGTATGCTTGTGTTGTGCTAGGAGTTGTGAATGTTTTCCAGGGATTTGAAGTGATGGGACAAGGCAGGTCTTATTCGAAGTTGGCTTATTGTTTGTGTTTATCTTCATTGATTGGTGTTTGTATAGCTTTGGAGGTGAACTCTTGGGTCATTTTTTGTCGAAAAGCCAAAGAAGACAAGCTAAGAAGAGAAGGATTAATCGGTGGGTCTGATAAAGGGAGTGGAATCCATAGCTGAGTGACGTT
This sequence is a window from Mangifera indica cultivar Alphonso chromosome 5, CATAS_Mindica_2.1, whole genome shotgun sequence. Protein-coding genes within it:
- the LOC123215995 gene encoding putative MO25-like protein At5g47540 — encoded protein: MKLGLFKSKPKTPEELVKQTRELLNYALKNSETSERKRQEKMSELCKLILEIRIVLYGNEQSEPSTDACEHLTREFFAVDTFRLLIVCLPKLGMGARIDATHVVANLQRQKVNSKYIACNYLESNLDIMDILIVGYDDVDVALTYGAIARDCIRHQSVARYVLESHVKKFFSYLQIPDFNIASDAQATFKELLTRHKSTVAEFLSENYDWFFEKYNSQLLESPSYITRRHAVKLLGDMLLDRSNAAVMVRYVSSLQNMRIIMNLLRDSNKNIQFESFHVFKLFVANQNKPQEIISILISNRSKFLRFFEDFKTDKENEEFEADKSLVMSEIAGLESGDLPSHTDSDE
- the LOC123215885 gene encoding cytochrome b561 and DOMON domain-containing protein At5g47530-like gives rise to the protein MEITPSFVFAICIVQSLFIISSAQTCKNNTFPSNQVFTSCSDLPVLQAYLHWNYTPSIKRAHIAYRASQSPTGWVAWAINPTGSGMVGSQAIVAFRHSNGSMAVYPTPINSYNPSMQPGTLSFPVSNISATYADNEITILAVIGPLANGTTFNHVWQAGPVSSGNPSMHSTTGANVQSMATLDFLS
- the LOC123215886 gene encoding uncharacterized protein LOC123215886, with translation MIEHSPKYHQGMQDPALLEATASELALTLDQEYQMHFFWTKDSTVLSLRSYIWITLLLLLLIMTQFHLSLLFFSFVSLIMEIPMGKISHGKGLSKESVFMMMAFAVTFECQ
- the LOC123215884 gene encoding cytochrome b561 and DOMON domain-containing protein At2g04850 translates to MLLLFLFFVLFSHLHTAFSAHCTTTTATKTFQKCMTLPTQQASIAWTFHAHNATLDLCFFGTFISPSGWVGWGINPTSAEMTGTRALVAFPDPNSGQLLLLPYILDPTVKLQKSPLLSRPLDINLISSSATLYGGKMATIHNGATVQIFATLKLAPNKTKIHHVWNRGLYVQGYSPTIHPTTSNDLSSIATIDIMSGSTAVQHSNVKTLRTVHGIINAISWGVLLPIGAVTARYLRHIQALGPSWFYAHSGIQLCAFFLGTVGFAIGIRLGELSPGVTYGLHRKLGFTAFCLGALQTLALLFRPKTTHKFRKYWKSYHHFVGYACVVLGVVNVFQGFEVMGQGRSYSKLAYCLCLSSLIGVCIALEVNSWVIFCRKAKEDKLRREGLIGGSDKGSGIHS